In one window of Macadamia integrifolia cultivar HAES 741 chromosome 2, SCU_Mint_v3, whole genome shotgun sequence DNA:
- the LOC122070404 gene encoding long-chain-alcohol oxidase FAO4A-like isoform X2, whose translation MKQKQVGMEPEVAQTNGLEGLQRKRVNKGEKQAFINSLSSREMESLAALCDTFLPSISEPYSSTKDSLHAFYSMSASMAGTPQLVGGIISGRLKHPSRFSQVSQGKRELILRSWSLSPFYHLRRLFKTLKLLIMLIFFTQVDEENENSTWKALGYCGPDPAFVTQTQRIKTPKDEEDKEQEVLIGPLYKGLVDVTHPREVVAKRLRRSGFPRSTINSIDDKSLSLSSPSLIIQCDAVVVGSGSGGGVVAGVLAKAGYKVVVLEKGNYLARTNLSLLEGPALDNMYLDGGMLATRNVGVNVLAGSTVGGGSTINWSASIRTPDHVIKEWCTNYELELFGSKLYKEAMDVICERMGVQSDIQEEGFNNAVLRKGCNVLGYPVANIPQNSSFDHNCGWCCFGCKDGKKQSTMETWLVDIVESRNGVILSGCNAFKVLHERKKWRNRNSATGVAFEFNNGSRKDIYVVMSKATIIACGAMSTPTLLKGSGLRNPNIGKHLHLHPVAMAWGYFPNSSVSSSNGCIWPGKDKKSYEGPIMTAMSSVVANLEGSGYGAIIQTPSLHPGMFSTLMPWISGLDFKDRMCKFSRTAHIFALARDKGSGIVESLNSFSYEMEPTDEENLQRGLEKILRILAAAGAEEIGTHHCKGKKLNVKEASTQEFEMFVKDESSRKLRDLSGSICSAHQMGSCRMGLNPKQSVVNQRGETWELEGLFLADSSVFPTALGVNPMVTVQSIAYCTAQSVLEFLRMRKMDTI comes from the exons ATGAAGCAGAAGCAGGTTGGCATGGAGCCAGAAGTGGCACAGACAAATGGTTTGGAAGGGCTTCAAAGAAAGAGAgttaataaaggagaaaaacaaGCTTTCATCAATTCACTATCAAGTCGCGAAATGGAATCACTCGCTGCTTTATGTGACACCTTCTTACCGTCTATCAGCGAACCATACAGCTCCACTAAAGATTCTCTCCACGCCTTTTACAGCATGTCTGCGTCCATGGCTGGAACACCTCAACTC GTTGGAGGGATTATCTCTGGACGCTTGAAACATCCATCG AGGTTCTCTCAGGTATCTCAAGGGAAACGAGAGCTAATCCTACGGTCATGGTCGCTGAGCCCATTCTATCACCTAAGAAGGTTATTCAAGACACTCAAACTTCTCATTATGCTAATCTTCTTTACACAG GTGGACGAGGAGAATGAGAACTCAACATGGAAAGCTCTTGGCTATTGTGGACCAGATCCTGCCTTTGTGACCCAAACTCAACGAATTAAAACAcccaaagatgaagaagacaaagaaCAAGAAGTTCTCATTGGACCTCTTTATAAAGGGCTAGTTGATGTGACACACCCAAGAGAAGTTGTAGCAAAAAGACTCAGAAGGTCTGGATTTCCAAGGTCGACGATCAATTCCATAGATGACAAATCGCTATctttatcttctccttctttaatTATCCAATGTGATGCAGTAGTTGTGGGTTctggcagtggtggtggtgttgttgCTGGTGTTCTTGCAAAAGCAGGATACAAAGTAGTGGTCTTGGAGAAGGGAAATTACTTGGCAAGAACCAACCTATCACTTCTTGAAGGACCAGCATTGGATAATATGTACCTTGATGGTGGAATGTTAGCCACCAGAAATGTGGGCGTCAACGTGCTAGCAGGCTCAACTGTTGGTGGGGGTTCAACAATCAATTGGTCAGCTTCCATTAGGACTCCAGATCATGTCATCAAGGAATGGTGTACCAATTATGAGCTCGAGTTATTTGGTAGTAAGCTTTATAAAGAGGCCATGGATGTAATATGTGAGCGCATGGGAGTTCAATCTGAcattcaagaagaaggattcAACAATGCAGTTCTGAGAAAAGGGTGTAATGTATTAGGTTATCCCGTAGCCAATATCCCTCAAAATTCATCTTTCGATCACAATTGTGGTTGGTGTTGTTTTGGTTGCAAGGATGGGAAAAAGCAGAGTACAATGGAGACATGGTTGGTGGACATAGTGGAGTCAAGGAATGGAGTAATTCTTTCAGGTTGTAATGCCTTCAAAGTGTTacatgaaagaaagaaatggagGAATAGAAATAGTGCAACTGGGGTGGCCTTTGAATTCAACAATGGATCCCGAAAAGATATCTATGTGGTGATGTCCAAGGCGACGATCATAGCTTGCGGCGCTATGAGCACACCAACATTGTTGAAAGGAAGTGGATTGAGGAATCCAAACATTGGGAAACACCTTCATCTTCATCCTGTGGCAATGGCATGGGGCTATTTCCCTAATTCAtcagtttcttcttcaaatGGTTGTATTTGGCCTGGAAAAGATAAGAAGAGTTATGAAGGACCTATAATGACAGCAATGTCATCGGTGGTTGCAAATCTAGAGGGATCTGGCTATGGTGCAATCATACAAACTCCATCCTTGCACCCTGGAATGTTTTCCACATTGATGCCTTGGATTTCTGGTCTTGATTTCAAAGATAGGATGTGCAAGTTCTCGAGGACAGCTCATATATTTGCACTGGCAAGAGATAAAGGTTCAGGCATTGTGGAATCACTAAACTCATTCAGTTATGAAATGGAACCCACTGATGAAGAGAACTTACAGAGGGGATTAGAGAAAATTCTTCGAATTTTGGCCGCAGCAGGAGCTGAAGAGATTGGAACCCATCATTGCAagggaaagaaattgaatgTGAAGGAAGCAAGTACACAAGAATTTGAGATGTTtgtgaaagatgaaagtagtaGGAAACTGAGGGACTTATCAGGATCAATATGTTCAGCTCACCAAATGGGAAGTTGTAGGATGGGGCTCAATCCGAAGCAGTCTGTGGTGAATCAAAGAGGAGAGACATGGGAGTTGGAGGGGCTGTTTCTGGCAGATTCCAGCGTGTTTCCAACGGCACTTGGTGTGAATCCGATGGTCACCGTCCAGTCCATTGCTTACTGTACTGCTCAATCTGTTCTTGAATTTCTTAGGATGAGGAAGATGGATACTATATGA
- the LOC122070404 gene encoding long-chain-alcohol oxidase FAO4A-like isoform X1 produces MKQKQVGMEPEVAQTNGLEGLQRKRVNKGEKQAFINSLSSREMESLAALCDTFLPSISEPYSSTKDSLHAFYSMSASMAGTPQLVGGIISGRLKHPSVGSLRLALLLLSTWFGTFILCGTASFSTEFPFFQRFSQVSQGKRELILRSWSLSPFYHLRRLFKTLKLLIMLIFFTQVDEENENSTWKALGYCGPDPAFVTQTQRIKTPKDEEDKEQEVLIGPLYKGLVDVTHPREVVAKRLRRSGFPRSTINSIDDKSLSLSSPSLIIQCDAVVVGSGSGGGVVAGVLAKAGYKVVVLEKGNYLARTNLSLLEGPALDNMYLDGGMLATRNVGVNVLAGSTVGGGSTINWSASIRTPDHVIKEWCTNYELELFGSKLYKEAMDVICERMGVQSDIQEEGFNNAVLRKGCNVLGYPVANIPQNSSFDHNCGWCCFGCKDGKKQSTMETWLVDIVESRNGVILSGCNAFKVLHERKKWRNRNSATGVAFEFNNGSRKDIYVVMSKATIIACGAMSTPTLLKGSGLRNPNIGKHLHLHPVAMAWGYFPNSSVSSSNGCIWPGKDKKSYEGPIMTAMSSVVANLEGSGYGAIIQTPSLHPGMFSTLMPWISGLDFKDRMCKFSRTAHIFALARDKGSGIVESLNSFSYEMEPTDEENLQRGLEKILRILAAAGAEEIGTHHCKGKKLNVKEASTQEFEMFVKDESSRKLRDLSGSICSAHQMGSCRMGLNPKQSVVNQRGETWELEGLFLADSSVFPTALGVNPMVTVQSIAYCTAQSVLEFLRMRKMDTI; encoded by the exons ATGAAGCAGAAGCAGGTTGGCATGGAGCCAGAAGTGGCACAGACAAATGGTTTGGAAGGGCTTCAAAGAAAGAGAgttaataaaggagaaaaacaaGCTTTCATCAATTCACTATCAAGTCGCGAAATGGAATCACTCGCTGCTTTATGTGACACCTTCTTACCGTCTATCAGCGAACCATACAGCTCCACTAAAGATTCTCTCCACGCCTTTTACAGCATGTCTGCGTCCATGGCTGGAACACCTCAACTC GTTGGAGGGATTATCTCTGGACGCTTGAAACATCCATCGGTTGGTTCCCTTCGTTTGGCATTATTGCTCTTGTCGACTTGGTTCGGAACTTTTATACTTTGTGGGACAGCGAGCTTTTCTACTGAATTCCCTTTCTTTCAGAGGTTCTCTCAGGTATCTCAAGGGAAACGAGAGCTAATCCTACGGTCATGGTCGCTGAGCCCATTCTATCACCTAAGAAGGTTATTCAAGACACTCAAACTTCTCATTATGCTAATCTTCTTTACACAG GTGGACGAGGAGAATGAGAACTCAACATGGAAAGCTCTTGGCTATTGTGGACCAGATCCTGCCTTTGTGACCCAAACTCAACGAATTAAAACAcccaaagatgaagaagacaaagaaCAAGAAGTTCTCATTGGACCTCTTTATAAAGGGCTAGTTGATGTGACACACCCAAGAGAAGTTGTAGCAAAAAGACTCAGAAGGTCTGGATTTCCAAGGTCGACGATCAATTCCATAGATGACAAATCGCTATctttatcttctccttctttaatTATCCAATGTGATGCAGTAGTTGTGGGTTctggcagtggtggtggtgttgttgCTGGTGTTCTTGCAAAAGCAGGATACAAAGTAGTGGTCTTGGAGAAGGGAAATTACTTGGCAAGAACCAACCTATCACTTCTTGAAGGACCAGCATTGGATAATATGTACCTTGATGGTGGAATGTTAGCCACCAGAAATGTGGGCGTCAACGTGCTAGCAGGCTCAACTGTTGGTGGGGGTTCAACAATCAATTGGTCAGCTTCCATTAGGACTCCAGATCATGTCATCAAGGAATGGTGTACCAATTATGAGCTCGAGTTATTTGGTAGTAAGCTTTATAAAGAGGCCATGGATGTAATATGTGAGCGCATGGGAGTTCAATCTGAcattcaagaagaaggattcAACAATGCAGTTCTGAGAAAAGGGTGTAATGTATTAGGTTATCCCGTAGCCAATATCCCTCAAAATTCATCTTTCGATCACAATTGTGGTTGGTGTTGTTTTGGTTGCAAGGATGGGAAAAAGCAGAGTACAATGGAGACATGGTTGGTGGACATAGTGGAGTCAAGGAATGGAGTAATTCTTTCAGGTTGTAATGCCTTCAAAGTGTTacatgaaagaaagaaatggagGAATAGAAATAGTGCAACTGGGGTGGCCTTTGAATTCAACAATGGATCCCGAAAAGATATCTATGTGGTGATGTCCAAGGCGACGATCATAGCTTGCGGCGCTATGAGCACACCAACATTGTTGAAAGGAAGTGGATTGAGGAATCCAAACATTGGGAAACACCTTCATCTTCATCCTGTGGCAATGGCATGGGGCTATTTCCCTAATTCAtcagtttcttcttcaaatGGTTGTATTTGGCCTGGAAAAGATAAGAAGAGTTATGAAGGACCTATAATGACAGCAATGTCATCGGTGGTTGCAAATCTAGAGGGATCTGGCTATGGTGCAATCATACAAACTCCATCCTTGCACCCTGGAATGTTTTCCACATTGATGCCTTGGATTTCTGGTCTTGATTTCAAAGATAGGATGTGCAAGTTCTCGAGGACAGCTCATATATTTGCACTGGCAAGAGATAAAGGTTCAGGCATTGTGGAATCACTAAACTCATTCAGTTATGAAATGGAACCCACTGATGAAGAGAACTTACAGAGGGGATTAGAGAAAATTCTTCGAATTTTGGCCGCAGCAGGAGCTGAAGAGATTGGAACCCATCATTGCAagggaaagaaattgaatgTGAAGGAAGCAAGTACACAAGAATTTGAGATGTTtgtgaaagatgaaagtagtaGGAAACTGAGGGACTTATCAGGATCAATATGTTCAGCTCACCAAATGGGAAGTTGTAGGATGGGGCTCAATCCGAAGCAGTCTGTGGTGAATCAAAGAGGAGAGACATGGGAGTTGGAGGGGCTGTTTCTGGCAGATTCCAGCGTGTTTCCAACGGCACTTGGTGTGAATCCGATGGTCACCGTCCAGTCCATTGCTTACTGTACTGCTCAATCTGTTCTTGAATTTCTTAGGATGAGGAAGATGGATACTATATGA